A DNA window from Maribellus comscasis contains the following coding sequences:
- the mutL gene encoding DNA mismatch repair endonuclease MutL yields the protein MNDIIQLLPDSVANQIAAGEVIQRPASVVKELVENALDAGATEIIIHAKDAGKTLIQISDNGCGMSPTDARMAFERHATSKINSANDLFSIRTMGFRGEALASIAAIADVELKTKRVEDEVGTFIHIIGSEVKKQEPVACTNGTGFSIKNLFFNVPARRKFLKANTTELKHIIYEIQRIAIPNPEIKISFYHNNSPLYELPQTNYRKRIVDVFGKSINQSLVPVKEDTSLIKIHGFVGQPKFARKTVGEQFFFANGRFMRHPYFHKAVMQAYEKLLPPDTFPSYFLFFELDPGNIDINVHPTKTEIKFENDRAIWQIIHAAVRESLGKHNVVPSIDFDQSGNIDIPVPKRDASGISFPDIKVNPDYNPFNTEKSGVSFGNREFKSDRTNLGHWEDLYEGAENKTSPLHQTEQSHFDADGSDELYGKSKEQFTGKRVLQLKQKYILTPVKSGLMVIDQKRAHERILFEKFMDVLKSDSVASQQQLFPQTVELNPADAELLKSILSDLLALGFDVREFGKNTFVINGTPGVLDVSSPELIIEKLLEEYKNSPLEAKKKAKEQIAISLAKASALEYGTELKPEEVDRLIDNLFACATPNFSPDGKKVLTIIQTEDIEKSFSK from the coding sequence GTGAACGATATAATACAGTTATTACCCGATTCGGTAGCCAACCAGATTGCAGCTGGTGAAGTGATTCAACGACCTGCATCAGTAGTAAAAGAACTGGTTGAAAATGCACTTGATGCAGGAGCCACTGAAATTATTATCCATGCAAAAGATGCCGGCAAAACCCTTATCCAGATAAGCGATAACGGCTGTGGAATGTCTCCAACCGATGCAAGGATGGCTTTTGAGCGTCATGCAACGTCGAAAATTAATTCAGCAAACGACCTGTTCTCTATCCGCACCATGGGGTTTAGAGGAGAAGCGCTTGCTTCAATAGCTGCTATAGCCGATGTGGAGCTAAAAACCAAAAGAGTAGAAGACGAAGTAGGTACTTTTATTCATATTATTGGTTCAGAGGTGAAAAAACAAGAACCGGTGGCATGTACAAACGGAACCGGTTTTAGTATAAAAAATTTATTTTTTAACGTTCCTGCACGGCGTAAATTTTTAAAAGCCAATACCACTGAGTTAAAACATATTATTTACGAAATTCAGCGAATTGCTATTCCCAATCCGGAAATAAAAATCTCATTCTATCATAATAATTCACCGCTTTATGAATTGCCTCAAACCAATTACAGAAAGCGTATCGTTGATGTTTTTGGGAAGAGTATCAATCAGAGCCTGGTTCCGGTAAAGGAAGATACCAGCCTGATAAAGATTCATGGCTTTGTAGGGCAGCCGAAATTTGCCAGGAAAACTGTGGGGGAACAGTTTTTCTTTGCAAACGGACGTTTTATGCGTCATCCCTATTTTCATAAAGCAGTTATGCAGGCATACGAAAAATTATTGCCACCTGATACTTTTCCTTCCTACTTTTTATTTTTTGAATTGGATCCGGGCAATATTGATATCAACGTTCATCCAACAAAAACCGAAATAAAATTTGAAAATGATCGCGCTATCTGGCAGATCATACACGCCGCCGTGCGCGAATCACTTGGGAAACACAATGTTGTTCCGTCCATCGATTTTGATCAAAGCGGAAATATTGATATCCCGGTACCCAAAAGAGATGCTTCGGGTATCTCTTTTCCCGACATCAAGGTAAATCCCGATTATAATCCGTTTAACACCGAAAAATCGGGTGTTTCTTTTGGCAACCGGGAATTTAAGTCAGATAGAACAAACCTTGGTCACTGGGAAGATTTATATGAGGGGGCTGAGAATAAAACATCTCCTTTGCACCAGACAGAACAGAGTCATTTTGATGCTGATGGTTCGGATGAGTTATATGGAAAATCGAAGGAACAGTTCACCGGGAAAAGGGTATTACAATTGAAACAAAAGTATATTCTTACTCCTGTGAAGTCGGGTTTGATGGTTATTGACCAAAAGAGGGCACACGAACGCATTTTGTTTGAGAAATTTATGGACGTACTAAAATCTGATTCTGTGGCGAGTCAGCAACAGCTTTTTCCGCAAACTGTGGAATTAAATCCGGCGGATGCAGAATTGCTAAAAAGTATTCTTTCTGATTTGCTTGCCCTAGGATTTGATGTTCGTGAATTTGGGAAGAATACTTTTGTTATTAACGGAACTCCAGGTGTTTTAGATGTTTCTTCACCAGAATTAATAATAGAAAAATTGCTGGAGGAATATAAAAATTCTCCACTTGAAGCAAAGAAAAAAGCAAAGGAACAAATTGCAATTTCGCTGGCCAAAGCCTCGGCACTTGAGTACGGCACCGAACTAAAACCGGAAGAGGTTGATCGCTTGATTGACAATCTTTTTGCATGTGCAACACCAAACTTTTCACCCGATGGGAAAAAAGTTTTAACGATAATTCAGACAGAAGATATCGAAAAAAGTTTTTCAAAGTGA
- a CDS encoding iron-containing alcohol dehydrogenase, whose amino-acid sequence MSLSFEFATATRIIFGNLSVEKLPDLIASMGNNILLVTGKNTDRAEEVLSKIQKRDCRIAIFSVESEPTTTIIDEGINLARVEGCNLVVGLGGGSVIDSAKAIAAMVPNKGELLDYLEVIGQGKALVDDPLPCIAVPTTSGTGAEVTKNSVIKSVEHNVKVSLRSSKMYPDVALVDPVLTHSMSPELTASTGVDALTHLLETFVSNQANPFVDLLCREGMERISTSLERAYKNGEDAKARENMSMASMLGGMALANVKLGAVHGFAGPMGGMFSVAHGAVCACLLPPVMEVNIKAIKEQNEVERLKKYDVLAKILTGDRIAHAEDAIGWVNALIKDLNIPSLSKFGLTTADFPELIKKAKVSSSMKGNPVLLDDGKLMTILEKSL is encoded by the coding sequence ATGAGTTTAAGTTTTGAATTTGCCACGGCAACAAGAATTATATTTGGTAATCTTTCGGTGGAAAAATTACCCGATTTAATTGCTTCGATGGGAAATAATATCTTGCTGGTTACCGGCAAAAATACCGATCGGGCAGAAGAAGTTTTATCAAAAATTCAAAAGAGAGATTGCAGAATAGCAATTTTTTCTGTCGAGTCGGAGCCAACAACAACGATTATAGATGAAGGGATAAATTTAGCGAGGGTAGAAGGCTGTAATCTGGTTGTAGGATTGGGTGGGGGAAGTGTGATTGACAGTGCAAAAGCTATTGCTGCAATGGTTCCAAATAAGGGAGAACTTTTGGATTATCTGGAAGTAATAGGACAGGGGAAAGCGTTGGTTGACGACCCGCTTCCGTGTATTGCAGTGCCAACAACATCGGGAACAGGAGCCGAGGTTACCAAAAATTCGGTTATAAAATCAGTGGAGCACAATGTAAAAGTTAGTTTGCGGAGCAGTAAGATGTACCCCGATGTAGCGTTGGTTGATCCTGTTTTAACACATTCAATGTCGCCTGAACTTACTGCCAGCACCGGAGTTGATGCGTTAACTCATTTGCTCGAAACTTTTGTATCAAACCAGGCGAATCCGTTTGTCGATTTGTTGTGCAGGGAAGGGATGGAACGGATTTCCACTTCGCTGGAACGGGCTTATAAAAACGGAGAAGATGCAAAAGCACGAGAAAATATGTCGATGGCAAGTATGTTAGGCGGAATGGCTTTGGCAAATGTGAAGCTGGGTGCTGTGCATGGTTTTGCCGGTCCAATGGGAGGAATGTTCTCTGTAGCACATGGAGCCGTTTGTGCCTGTTTGTTACCTCCCGTTATGGAAGTAAATATTAAAGCAATAAAAGAGCAAAACGAAGTGGAGCGTTTAAAAAAATATGATGTGCTTGCTAAAATTTTAACAGGCGACAGAATTGCCCATGCAGAAGATGCTATTGGATGGGTAAATGCATTGATTAAAGACTTAAACATTCCATCGCTTTCGAAGTTTGGATTAACGACCGCTGATTTTCCGGAATTGATAAAAAAGGCAAAAGTATCAAGCAGTATGAAAGGAAATCCCGTATTGCTGGATGACGGAAAATTAATGACGATTCTGGAAAAATCACTGTAA
- a CDS encoding putative quinol monooxygenase, with the protein MFIVHVFVHVKEDRIEDFKTASVENAKNSINEPGIARFDVVQQQDDPTRFVLVEVYRTAEDPAKHKETIHYKKWRDTVADMMAEPRSALKFFNVHPDEKGWD; encoded by the coding sequence ATGTTTATTGTTCACGTATTTGTTCATGTAAAAGAGGACAGGATAGAAGATTTTAAAACAGCAAGTGTTGAAAATGCAAAAAATAGTATCAATGAACCCGGAATTGCGCGTTTCGATGTTGTGCAGCAACAAGATGATCCAACCCGCTTTGTTTTGGTTGAAGTTTACCGCACCGCAGAAGATCCGGCGAAACACAAAGAAACCATCCATTATAAAAAATGGCGCGACACTGTAGCTGATATGATGGCTGAACCGCGGTCGGCTCTGAAATTTTTTAATGTTCATCCCGATGAAAAAGGATGGGATTGA
- a CDS encoding RNA polymerase sigma factor yields MKIAGNGNEIQLVRLCKRGSTKAQFKLYKLYSKAMFNIAVRMTNNSELAEDILQDAFIKAFSDIARLKDERAFGGWLKRIVINRCIDVMRKERFFIKNLEIVSDRHFEITDEVNEEFDPEIVHHFIKKLPEGARQILVMRALEGYKHAEIGEQLGVSESTVKTQFFRAKQLLGKMISEANENENRKIFRTEQIKA; encoded by the coding sequence TTGAAAATAGCGGGCAACGGAAACGAAATTCAGCTGGTGAGGCTTTGTAAACGAGGCAGTACAAAAGCGCAGTTTAAACTGTACAAATTGTATTCAAAAGCCATGTTTAATATCGCTGTTCGGATGACAAATAATTCGGAACTGGCTGAAGATATTTTGCAGGATGCGTTTATTAAAGCGTTCTCCGACATAGCCCGGTTAAAAGACGAACGGGCGTTTGGGGGTTGGCTAAAAAGAATTGTAATAAACCGTTGTATTGATGTAATGAGGAAGGAACGTTTTTTTATAAAAAATCTGGAAATTGTTTCCGACCGGCATTTTGAAATTACAGATGAGGTAAATGAAGAATTTGATCCGGAAATCGTTCATCATTTTATAAAAAAATTACCCGAAGGTGCCCGGCAGATTTTGGTCATGCGAGCGCTGGAAGGATACAAACATGCTGAGATAGGTGAACAATTAGGAGTTTCAGAGTCGACGGTAAAAACCCAGTTTTTCAGGGCAAAACAACTTTTGGGGAAAATGATTAGTGAAGCAAATGAAAATGAAAATCGAAAAATATTTAGAACAGAACAGATTAAAGCTTGA
- a CDS encoding TetR/AcrR family transcriptional regulator — MQINQENGNKKDQNRETILKIAREIFSKYGYKKTTLDDIANAVRKGKSSLYYYFKSKEDLFQAVIMKEVDILAHELEIVINRNTDPVDKLRDYILTKLSTFRSLANFYHAIEGDVTAVDFIEDIKHKYEQDEIRMIKRILIEGVRKNEFEIYDFNLAAIGITTAIKGLEMPLSAGNYGGVNLERSVDTILKIVCYGIMKR; from the coding sequence ATGCAGATCAACCAGGAAAACGGCAATAAAAAAGACCAAAACAGGGAAACCATTTTAAAAATTGCCCGTGAAATTTTTAGCAAATACGGCTACAAAAAAACCACACTCGACGATATTGCAAATGCTGTCAGAAAAGGTAAAAGTTCGCTTTACTATTATTTTAAGAGTAAAGAGGATCTTTTTCAGGCGGTAATTATGAAAGAGGTTGATATTTTGGCTCATGAGCTGGAAATTGTAATAAACAGAAATACCGACCCGGTTGATAAACTGCGGGATTATATTTTAACCAAACTTTCCACATTCCGGAGTCTTGCCAATTTTTATCATGCCATAGAAGGTGATGTTACGGCAGTAGATTTTATTGAGGATATAAAACATAAATATGAACAAGATGAAATCCGTATGATCAAACGAATTCTTATTGAAGGTGTTCGTAAAAATGAGTTTGAGATTTATGATTTTAATTTGGCTGCAATCGGAATCACCACAGCGATAAAAGGATTGGAAATGCCACTCTCAGCAGGTAATTACGGTGGTGTAAATCTGGAAAGAAGTGTCGATACCATTCTTAAAATTGTCTGCTACGGTATAATGAAACGTTAG
- the rnr gene encoding ribonuclease R, producing the protein MAKKKKKKRYFKNKKTGTFNKKKLKNAILSILYEEPAKTVNYKQISTWIGIKDSETRKLVHVVLQELKEDEYLDQVSRGKFKLKAKTGSVSGIVELQPQGFAYVNSDEVDRPILISQRNLKHAMEGDKVRVHLYARRKKHDLEGEVTEIIERKKTVFVGTVQTSKNFAFLVPTGKVGFDIFIPKEKLQGAKNGQKAIAEILEWPTHARSPFGQIKEVLGDTGDNDAEMHAILAEFELPHHFPQNVDKAAEKITLAIPEEEIQNRRDMRDVTTFTIDPADAKDFDDALSVQQLKNGNWEVGIHIADVTHYVTPNSIIEEEAKNRATSVYLVDRVVPMLPERLSNGVCSLRPNEDKLCFSAIFEMNEKAEVLNEWFGKTAIHSNRRFTYEEAQEIIETGEGDLKNEVLKLDELAKKLRDKRFKKGSIAFDRIEIKFNIDEKGKPLSVYFKEAKDSNKLIEEFMLLANKQVAEKIGKVKQKKSPKTFVYRIHDKPDPDKLVSFNTFIHRFGYGIQLSTPNAVSSSLNSLLNNVKGKKEQNVVETLAIRAMAKAEYSTRNIGHYGLAFEYYTHFTSPIRRYPDMMVHRLLERYLAGGRSVNEQKFEDLCRHSSDMETKAANAERASIKYKQVEFMQDHVGKIYPGVISGITDWGIYVELETKIEGMVPIRELDDDFYIFDERNYALVGRHKHKKYQLGDEVTVKIWRTNLERKQLDFLLVENER; encoded by the coding sequence ATGGCTAAAAAGAAGAAGAAAAAACGATATTTTAAAAATAAAAAAACCGGAACTTTTAACAAGAAAAAACTCAAAAACGCCATTCTTTCCATTTTGTATGAAGAACCAGCCAAGACTGTAAATTATAAACAAATTTCTACATGGATTGGAATTAAAGATTCTGAAACACGAAAACTGGTACATGTAGTTCTCCAGGAATTAAAGGAGGATGAATATCTTGATCAGGTTTCGCGCGGAAAGTTTAAACTAAAAGCCAAAACCGGATCCGTTTCTGGTATTGTTGAACTCCAGCCGCAGGGATTTGCTTATGTAAACAGCGATGAAGTTGATCGTCCGATTTTAATTTCGCAGCGAAACCTGAAACACGCAATGGAGGGCGATAAAGTGAGGGTTCATTTGTATGCGCGGAGAAAAAAGCATGATCTGGAAGGTGAAGTTACTGAGATTATTGAACGGAAAAAAACGGTATTTGTCGGTACAGTTCAAACATCAAAAAACTTTGCTTTCTTGGTTCCAACCGGGAAAGTGGGTTTTGATATTTTTATTCCAAAGGAAAAATTACAGGGGGCTAAAAACGGGCAAAAAGCCATTGCCGAAATATTAGAATGGCCGACACATGCACGAAGTCCGTTTGGCCAAATAAAAGAAGTTTTGGGCGATACGGGCGACAACGACGCTGAGATGCATGCAATTTTAGCTGAATTTGAATTGCCACATCATTTCCCTCAAAATGTGGATAAAGCGGCGGAAAAAATTACGCTGGCAATACCGGAAGAGGAGATCCAAAATCGCCGGGATATGCGCGATGTTACAACTTTTACAATAGACCCCGCTGATGCAAAAGATTTTGACGATGCGCTTTCTGTTCAGCAACTTAAAAACGGGAATTGGGAAGTTGGTATTCATATTGCCGACGTAACACATTATGTTACTCCAAATTCAATTATTGAAGAAGAAGCAAAAAACCGGGCTACTTCTGTTTATCTTGTCGATCGGGTGGTGCCGATGTTGCCCGAACGTTTGTCAAACGGAGTTTGTTCGCTTCGTCCAAATGAAGATAAGCTCTGTTTCTCAGCTATTTTTGAGATGAATGAAAAGGCTGAGGTTTTAAATGAATGGTTTGGAAAGACAGCAATTCATTCCAACCGTCGGTTTACCTATGAAGAGGCACAGGAAATTATAGAAACCGGAGAAGGAGATTTAAAAAACGAGGTTTTGAAATTGGATGAACTGGCAAAAAAACTCAGAGACAAAAGGTTTAAAAAAGGTTCGATTGCTTTTGACCGGATTGAAATTAAATTTAATATCGACGAAAAAGGAAAGCCACTTTCGGTTTATTTTAAAGAAGCAAAAGACTCCAATAAACTGATTGAAGAATTTATGTTACTGGCAAACAAACAGGTTGCCGAGAAAATTGGAAAAGTAAAACAAAAGAAATCGCCGAAGACTTTTGTTTACCGTATTCACGACAAACCTGATCCCGACAAACTGGTTTCGTTTAATACATTTATCCACCGGTTTGGGTACGGTATTCAGCTTTCAACCCCCAATGCTGTATCCAGTTCACTAAATAGTTTGCTAAACAATGTAAAAGGCAAAAAAGAACAGAATGTAGTTGAAACATTAGCTATCAGGGCAATGGCAAAAGCCGAGTATTCAACCCGGAACATTGGCCATTATGGTTTGGCTTTTGAGTACTATACGCATTTTACATCTCCGATACGTCGTTACCCCGATATGATGGTTCACCGGCTGTTGGAAAGATATCTTGCCGGTGGCCGTTCAGTAAATGAACAGAAATTTGAAGATTTGTGCCGGCATTCGTCCGATATGGAAACCAAGGCAGCGAATGCAGAAAGAGCTTCAATAAAATATAAGCAGGTTGAATTTATGCAGGACCATGTTGGAAAAATCTATCCGGGTGTTATTTCCGGAATTACCGATTGGGGGATTTATGTTGAACTGGAGACCAAAATTGAAGGTATGGTTCCAATCCGTGAGCTGGATGATGATTTTTATATTTTTGACGAACGAAACTATGCACTGGTTGGCCGGCATAAACATAAGAAATATCAACTCGGTGATGAGGTTACTGTAAAAATATGGCGTACAAATCTGGAAAGAAAGCAGTTGGACTTTTTATTGGTTGAAAACGAACGCTAG
- a CDS encoding Ig-like domain-containing protein → MKFLGKIPLFFVVTLAWIVIISSCANQGMPTGGPKDTVPPVLLSTQPKYKALNFDDDEIRFTFNEYVITDQISEILVVSPPLKKRPSIRTKSKTVIIKFNEDLKDSTTYSLDFKNSIVDNNERNPLNNMRFSYSTGDVYDSLRVAGSVVNSFNMEPVENALVLLHNNLHDSAIYTELPDFIAKTDERGFFMIDNIPPGSYHLFSVNDANSDLKYNEGAEEIAFFDSIVVPSATFEEEMDTLVRGVDSLLITGHTHFLPEPIYLRQFTEDLFEQYIDSYTRSTRYKCNFVFNESVDDTFNIQLVNSNVEEWYILEPNPEMDSITFWITDTLVAKMDTLLMDVSYFQLDSTQQLYLHHDTLQMNFTEPEKKEPPRGRRRDRSEEDEQEKAQAEIPQFVWETSFGSTVELNEELKFTAPEPLKILDKNGFTLYLADDTLKTPLEYKFSKDSVAYRTYNISYNWEPETDYTIEVDSATAENIYGITSKEISKKFKTREDDYYGQILANCTNVGTPTIIQLLNNNEELLSQKKIDKDQTVTFEYLEPAKYIIKVIFDRNNNGKWDTGSYQDKYQAERVFYLNSIIKVRSNWDSSIALDLTANESFVKKIIDHELEEQKRKEAEEKAKKEAENERKQQNNLLNQGSGSGLLRR, encoded by the coding sequence ATGAAATTTTTGGGGAAAATACCGCTTTTTTTTGTGGTCACATTGGCGTGGATTGTAATTATTTCGTCGTGTGCCAACCAGGGAATGCCAACCGGCGGCCCCAAAGATACAGTGCCTCCTGTTTTGTTAAGTACGCAACCAAAATACAAGGCACTAAATTTCGACGACGATGAAATTCGTTTTACTTTCAATGAATATGTGATAACCGATCAGATTTCAGAAATATTGGTCGTCTCGCCGCCGCTAAAAAAAAGACCTTCAATCAGAACAAAATCAAAAACGGTAATTATTAAATTTAACGAAGACCTAAAAGACAGCACTACCTATTCGCTCGATTTTAAGAATTCGATTGTTGATAATAATGAACGAAACCCTTTAAATAATATGAGGTTTTCGTACAGCACCGGCGACGTTTACGACTCGCTTCGTGTAGCCGGTAGTGTAGTTAACAGTTTTAACATGGAACCTGTTGAAAATGCTTTGGTTCTGCTTCACAACAATCTTCACGACTCGGCAATATATACAGAGTTACCCGATTTTATTGCCAAAACTGATGAACGTGGCTTTTTTATGATTGATAATATTCCTCCGGGAAGCTATCATTTGTTTTCGGTAAATGATGCCAACTCCGATTTAAAATACAATGAAGGTGCAGAAGAAATTGCATTTTTCGATTCAATTGTTGTGCCATCAGCTACATTTGAAGAAGAAATGGACACACTGGTCCGCGGTGTAGATTCACTGTTGATTACCGGCCATACTCATTTTTTACCGGAGCCGATATATTTGAGACAATTTACCGAAGATTTGTTTGAACAGTATATTGATTCCTATACGCGGTCAACCCGTTACAAATGCAATTTCGTGTTCAACGAATCAGTTGACGACACATTTAACATTCAGTTGGTAAATTCCAATGTTGAAGAATGGTATATATTGGAACCAAATCCAGAAATGGACTCGATTACTTTTTGGATTACAGATACTTTAGTTGCAAAAATGGATACTCTTTTGATGGACGTTTCCTATTTTCAGCTTGATTCAACTCAACAGTTATATCTCCACCACGACACACTACAAATGAATTTCACCGAGCCGGAGAAAAAAGAGCCCCCCAGGGGAAGAAGAAGAGACAGGTCTGAGGAAGATGAGCAGGAAAAAGCTCAGGCTGAGATCCCGCAATTTGTATGGGAAACATCGTTTGGTTCTACAGTTGAACTAAACGAAGAATTAAAATTCACCGCTCCTGAACCGTTAAAAATTCTAGATAAAAACGGGTTTACACTATATTTAGCTGACGATACGCTAAAAACTCCTCTTGAATATAAATTTTCAAAAGACAGCGTAGCTTATCGTACATACAACATTTCATATAACTGGGAACCCGAAACCGATTATACAATTGAAGTTGACTCTGCTACAGCGGAGAATATTTACGGAATTACCAGCAAGGAAATTTCAAAAAAATTCAAAACCCGTGAAGATGATTACTACGGACAGATTTTGGCCAATTGTACAAACGTAGGCACACCAACCATTATTCAACTTTTAAATAATAATGAAGAGCTCCTTTCCCAAAAAAAAATAGACAAAGACCAAACAGTTACTTTTGAATACCTGGAGCCAGCTAAATATATCATAAAAGTTATTTTCGATAGAAACAATAACGGCAAATGGGATACCGGGAGTTACCAGGATAAATACCAGGCAGAAAGAGTATTTTACCTGAATAGCATTATTAAAGTTCGCTCTAACTGGGACAGTTCAATAGCTCTGGATTTAACAGCAAATGAAAGTTTTGTAAAGAAAATTATAGACCACGAACTTGAAGAACAAAAAAGAAAAGAAGCAGAAGAAAAAGCAAAAAAAGAGGCAGAAAACGAACGCAAGCAGCAAAATAATCTTCTTAATCAAGGCTCAGGAAGCGGACTTTTGCGCAGATAA
- a CDS encoding DUF3859 domain-containing protein translates to MAKRKAVVEIFSYGEYSKWDRESKSIPKILKFTTEIEAEIGTEFGYVLRIKNGKGKLLSFKIDHPPFTDDEGNVRPPFAGEQYIRTNDFEFYLGDCVWAPLEDKLGKWEIITYLETKIVAQKTFHLVRK, encoded by the coding sequence ATGGCTAAACGTAAAGCAGTGGTTGAGATTTTTAGTTACGGTGAATATTCAAAATGGGACAGAGAAAGCAAATCAATCCCCAAAATTTTAAAATTTACCACCGAAATAGAGGCTGAAATCGGAACCGAGTTTGGCTATGTTCTGCGTATTAAAAACGGGAAGGGTAAACTGTTGTCTTTTAAAATTGACCATCCACCTTTTACCGATGATGAAGGTAATGTAAGACCACCTTTTGCTGGTGAACAATATATCAGAACCAATGACTTTGAGTTTTATTTAGGCGATTGTGTTTGGGCACCTTTGGAAGATAAACTTGGGAAATGGGAGATTATCACTTACCTGGAAACAAAAATCGTAGCCCAAAAAACATTTCATCTGGTGAGAAAGTAA